One genomic region from Amia ocellicauda isolate fAmiCal2 chromosome 4, fAmiCal2.hap1, whole genome shotgun sequence encodes:
- the fitm2 gene encoding acyl-coenzyme A diphosphatase FITM2 gives MATLETVLDGLVTFWKNSRFRKNLPWIFLFISFVGSFIKYMELLPDSYFNYKRNVLNVYFVKLAWGWTFSLLLPFIAISSYSQNDLSFVLKRLCSLLVGTVIWYTCTHIFFYIEDLTGACYNPEAKDVILEEFQSKLDCKKGGHQWQGFDISGHSFLLSYSSLLIVEEMAAMVNLKKDGLYFQTYKNVVLCVLYFALQVIIAIWGWMFICTSVYFHNIEHKLLGTACGLLVWYLTYRLWYQKTLSPGLPAQPKDGKQK, from the exons ATGGCAACTTTAGAGACAGTACTAGATGGGCTAGTAACGTTTTGGAAGAATTCCCGGTTCCGAAAGAATTTGCCTTGGATCTTCCTGTTTATTTCATTTGTGGGGTCCTTCATCAAGTATATGGAGTTACTGCCGGACTCGTATTTCAATTACAAAAGAAATGTCCTGAATGT GTACTTCGTCAAGCTTGCCTGGGGATGGACCTTTTCTCTGCTGTTGCCTTTCATCGCCATCTCAAGCTATTCCCAAAATGATCTGAGCTTTGTCTTAAAACGACTTTGTTCACTGTTGGTGGGAACAGTAATCTGGTATACGTGTACTCACATCTTTTTCTACATCGAAGACCTAACAGGCGCTTGCTACAACCCTGAAGCAAAGGACGTCATTCTAGAGGAATTTCAGTCTAAGTTAGACTGCAAGAAAGGTGGTCATCAGTGGCAAGGGTTTGATATTTCAGGCCACTCCTTCCTTCTTTCCTATTCATCCCTTCTGATCGTAGAGGAAATGGCTGCAATGGTCAACCTGAAAAAAGATGGTTTATATTTTCAAACTTATAAGAACGTGGTCCTTTGTGTGCTGTACTTTGCTCTACAGGTTATCATAGCCATATGGGGATGGATGTTCATATGTACATCTGTGTATTTCCATAACATAGAGCACAAGTTGTTAGGAACAGCCTGTGGTTTACTGGTGTGGTACCTGACTTACAGATTGTGGTACCAGAAAACATTGTCTCCTGGTCTTCCTGCACAACCGAAAGATGGGAAACAAAAGTGA